Within the Eleginops maclovinus isolate JMC-PN-2008 ecotype Puerto Natales chromosome 13, JC_Emac_rtc_rv5, whole genome shotgun sequence genome, the region TGGTTTGTTATTGTTTGCTAACAGGCTGCCCGTTGTCAAGGGgagcagaccattgctaagcAGAACCCTCTGATTAAGGGACTACAGTATGTGCAATCATATCAATCTGCTGAAAGCAGTCCGGTCAATTTAACGTCAACACTCGTTTtccatcagaaaaaaacatggaatactttttggagtattcattttcatatttgtagaGAGCACACATCAATGGTTTCAGGATGGCTAAACTGTTCccaggaaagaaaagaaaaagagaagaaagaactTAAAGGATAACGGGAGAAATCAgtagaagacagacaggaagtaaacactaaagggaacagcaggaggagacagacaggaagtaaacactaaagggaacagcaggaggagacagacaggaagtaaacactaaagggaacagcaggaggagacagacagaaagtaaacgctaggggacagcagaagaagacagacacgaagtaaacactaaaggggacagcagaagaagacagacaggaagtaaacactaaaggggacagcagaagaagacagacaggaagtaaacactaaagggaacagcaggaggagacagacaggaagtaaacgctaggggacagcaggaggagacatacaggaagtaaacgctaggggacagcagaagaagacagacaggaagtaaacacttaaggggacagcagaagaagacagacaggaagtaaacactaaagggaacagcaggaggagacagacaggaagtaaacgctaggggacagcagaagaagacagacaggaagtaaacactaaaggggacagcagaagaagacagacaggaagtaaacactaaaggggacagcagaagaagacagacaggaagtaaactaacTAACAGATTTACTTTCTGAATGGAAGCAATATGATCATTTGTAAATCAATAAATGGTGATTTAAGgtgttgttcttttttcatcAATGACCACCTCGCTGCACATCATCCCTTACAAATAAACCCTCTTCTCAAAGTGCCTTTCAAAACAAAGACCCTGTAACACTGAATAGTCCACACAGCTCACTGGGAACAGCTTTGATAAACGGCTCATATGTAATCTGTGTgtaacatacagtggggcaaaaaagtatttagtcagccaccaattgtgcaagttctcccatttaaaaagatgagagaggcctgtaattttaatcataggtatacctcaactatgagagacagaatgggggaaacaatccaggaaatcacattgtaggatttttaatgaattaattggtaaattcctcggtaaaataagtatttggtcacctacaaacaagcaagatttctggctctcgcagacctgtaacttcttctttaagaggctcctctgtcctccactcgttacctgtattaatggcacctttttgaactcgttatcagtataaaagacacctgtccacaacctcaaacagtcatactccaaactccactatggccaagaccaaagagctgtcaaaggagaccagagacacaattgtagacctgcaccaggctgggaaaagtgaatctgcaataggtaagcagcttggtgtgaagaaatcaactgtgggagcaattattagaaaatggaagacatacaagaccactgctaatctccctcgatctggggctccacgcaagatctcaccccgtggggtcaaaatgatcacaagaacggtgagcaaaaatcccagaaccacacggggggacctagtgaatgacctgcagagagctgggaccaaagtaacagaggctaccatcagtaacacactacgccgccagggacttaaatcctgcagttccagacgtgtccccctgcttaagccagtacatgtccaggcccgtctgaagtttgctagagggcatttggatgatccagaagaggactgggagaatgtcatatggtcagatgaaaccaaaatagaactttttggtaaaactcAAACTCAACAAAACTCaagtcgtgtttggaggagaaagaatgcagagttgcgtccaaagaacaccatacctactgtgaagcatgggggtggaaacatcatgctttggggctgtttttctgcaaagggaccaggacgactgatccgtgtaaaggaaagaatgaatggggccatgtatcgtgagatcttgagtgaaaacctccttccatcagcaagggcactgaagatgaagcgtggctgggtctttcagcatgacaatgatcccaaacacaccgccagggcaacgaaggagtggcttcgtaagaagcatttcaaggtcctggagtggcctagccagtctccagatctcaaccccatagaaaatctttggagggagttgaaagtccgtgttgcccagcgacagccccaaaacatcactgctttagaggagatctgcatggaggaatgggccaaaataccagcaacagtgtgtgaaaaccttgtgaagacttacagaaaacgtttgacctctgtcattgccaacaaagggtatataacaaagtattgagatgaacttttgttattgaccaaatacttattttccacaatcatttgaaaataaattctttaaaaatcctacaatgtgatttcctggatttattttctcattctgtctctcatagttgaggtatacctatgataaaaattacaggcctctctcatctttttaaatgggagaacttgcacaattggtggctgactaaatacttttttgcccccactgtatgtgtatcAATGTTGTTGATCGTCCCTTCACACTCCTGTGTTTCCATGCAGAGTTCTCCAAGCAGGAGATCCGCTCCTCGGTGGTGTTTAACCCTGTGGAGCAGTCCACGGTGACCCTGAAGAACGAGGACAACTCGGAGCTGAAGGGAGCCGtggtaagaacacacacacacacacacacacacacacacacacacacacacacacacacacacacacacacacacacacacacacacacacaagcacacgcacacacacactgtctatCTGACCCAGTGCCCATTGTCTATAAATCCTTAATGAAAATGCATAATTAAGACCATCTGCTGTCATGGAAAGATCACATAGAATATATCtgcaaaaggacaaaataatacattttctgcGCCGCCTCGGGTCCTTCTAGGCGAGTAGAcactttcttctgtttttacaCCGTGGATTCTGACTGTTCTACAGTAATGCAATTCTACATGGTACAGGTGTTTGTCTACCGctttaaaatctgaatatgCTCAAAGATTGTAGGTCAGTCTCTTGAGAGACTCTGAATCAGCTGACCTTAGCAACATATTAACATTGTCTCTGACCCCAGCCATGTCCTGAACATTGAATATGAAATGTTACCGTCAAACCGGAGGTAAAGGGTCACACGATTTTAATAAAGTCAGACTGAAGCTCTGCTTTTTTCACCAGTCTATTGATAGGAACCACAGTTACAAATGCTACAACAGTTTAAAGATACTAGTGATCAGCTTAGTCTCTACTATTGTACATCCATTGACAAGCCATACATACTTCACTTGAAGGCGTACAATATTTAAACCACCTTCATAACTAGAACAGACCAGATAGCCAAAATGTAAGAGTAATGTGCACCAGTCCATCCTAAAATGAAATACCAGATTTAAATCCCAGGTCAAAAGCACTTTAGAGGGAGGGTCTTGAACATGTTGTCTTCAATgatgttgtgttaaatgtttttctccttgTAATGGCTCTGCCTGCTCATCACAGATCGACAGGCGCTGCTCCCGCTGCAACAAGGAGGGCATGGTGTACCACACCAGGCAGATGAGGTCCGCAGACGAAGGGCAGACGGTCTTCTTCACCTGTATAAACTGCAGGTAATGTCACATGAACTCATCCCTGTAAATGAAAGCTGCTGCTGGGGGATCTGCTGCTGATCTTTTTGATTCTGGTGTTTCAGATATCAAGAGAAGGAGGACTCCTGAGAAGAGGTCCCGCTCTCCGTGCTGCTTCAGATGGATTGTACATATGACAACAGGCCCTCCACCTCTGCTTTATCTAATAATGCTGTCACTCCTCTTGAATTATTAGCATTTTGAAGgaaatttgacaaaaataatcttAACTCAGACTCCACTTGCTTGGACCACTAGCTTTCTTGTCCTGGGTCTTCTGCAGTTCTTAGGTATACTGGAACTCATTGATAATCTCATCCCAGTGAACATTTGTCTTGATCCACTAAAGCTTCCAAGGTTGGAAAAGAACTTTAATGAACAATATCCGTTAACTAAGTTGGATTTTCTTTGCCTTTTGAGCCTCAAACAATCTTTATGTTCAGAAATTAAACTTTATCCATTTTTTATAGGTTAAAATATAGATATTTCTATGTTATCCCCTGTTACTTCAACATGAAACTATAAATCTTCCTAAATAAAGTGTGTACGTGGAATTTGTGTGTATGGTAATGCTGTTTGTTATGTATTTTGTATGActtgataaatatattaaaactgATTGACCTTAAGGtactaaaataaacattcaatGGGTTCTTTAAAACACTTCCGCATTCAGCGTTAAGGCATTACACAGCTATACTCATGAACTATACATGTCATCACAAAGAGGGTTTTTACAGTGTGCATCACAGTGTAAGAGTGAGGTTGCCTCCATGgacttaaatgtttaaaataattatgattTTTCACAAACATTAGGATGTGGAAGAATCTGTAGTTAGCCAAAGGACAGCGATGTTCAAAAGCTACAGGCTAAGTGAGTTAGAGGTTTCATCAACTAAAGTCTGCGTCATGTGACCCAGTGATTTCAAATCAGTAGACTCAAGGtgctcatttatattttatgtaaaatttctttagaaaatgtatgatttattaaaaagaactgaAGATCTGTGTGGTAGTTAAACATTCTTCACATGGCTGTTCCTAACATTAACCTTTAAAaagttatgttttaaaaaatgattttgttaagCATTCACCTTGTCCCTAAGTTGTTTGTTCCCCCCCTATATTCAACTATGGATTTTTCCCTCTGTTGCAACATGACTGATAGACGCTGGGATCTACTCATCTTTGCTTTAGGTAGCAGCTGTGTTTAAttctttcattaaaataaatgttaaatcaaCAGTGATTTTAGAGGGAGACTTGGAATAAAGTTTTCATATTTTAGGTACACAAAGGTACACAATGTCCTGCAGGAAACACCGTCGGTATGACACACAGTAACCCAAACCCAGCCTCCAAACTAACCATGGATCAGTTAAACACAAGGTCAAACAATATGACATTGTTGCCCTCCGATTTGTTGCCGACTGTATTAGACTTTCCGAGGTTTGATAGATGTGCATGTTCAGATATTGCACTTATTACACAGTCTCATTCAAATTCAGTAAAACtgattatgtttttataatgtgtgtattttcccACAAGGTTCCATAGGACTATAGAGAACATATAGCTGGAATCTAAAATTATAAATGGCGTTTtgtaagttaaaaaaaaaatcatacattCCTATCCTTGCTATTTACACTCAGTCCAGCAGGTGGGAGTACTGCGCCCTATGCCCTTCTAAATAGCCGAAGAAGAATATAGCCAATACGCACGCTCGCATTAAAACCACGTGACCCGAAAACATGGCTACACAGCGTAGAGAAGCCGAGTGACAACAATGCAGTTATTTAGTTCTATAAATTAACTTCATTGCCAGGACTTGGTTGGTATTTTATATCCGTCTTCACGGTAATTAATGCTTGTTACATACATATAATAAGTAGCTTTTTTCAGGGCTATTTTCAAACCGTAGTAGCTTTGTTTGTGAGCATGAATGTAGCACTTCCACACTTAAATTAAACATATACGTTACACATATATGCCTACGTATATCGAATTAAAGGATGTATTAATAGAATAATGACTCCTCTGTCACATGTAGTTAGATCCATATGTACGCTAAGGGATCATCAAAACCACATGAAATGGCTGGATTGAAGGATTacattaatgtattttgttgcaGCTTTATTATCCTTTGGTTATGAATGACGTAATCAGAGGTGCATttaatgaccccccccccccctctctgtttgGTCAGATAATGAAGCTGCGGGTCCAGCTGCAGTGTAAGAATCTGCATGAGTACCTGAGGGAGCTGAGCCCTGAGATCCTGGACAGACTGTACAACCACCCGGCTACATGCCTGGCTGTGTACAGGTTTGACGGCTGCAGCATGCTGGACTGATGGTGCTGCTCATCATGTGGACATTAAacccttttgtgtgtgtgtaaccccTTTGTGTTGTGTCGGATCTCTCACAGGGAACTCCCCTCTCTGGCCAAGAATTATGTGATGCGTATGCTGTTCCTGGATCAGCCCCTTCCACAGGCAGCTCTGGCATTGTGGGTGAAAGTAGACAGTCAGAAGTAAGTTACTTATCTTTAACACCTCGAGCTACTTAATAAGTGGGATGGAATTTTATTAATGATGATGACTTAGAGATGCAACAATCCTACTTTCCCCCCCTGTACTGGTTCTGCTACCTCAGCTCTGACAGGGTACAGACCCTAGATCAGTGCCAAATTTTGCTCAAATTTACAATCTGTCCTCCGCACTGTGTGAATCTTAAGGACTTGTTGCTGTGACGACATTGTAAGACAACTTCAGAGCAGAAAAATACAGGCTTTTTAAATTCAAGACTGCAGTATGAATCACTGTTACTGTGTGTGCTTTGTAAATCTCTTTGGAATGCTGTCAGACAGTGATGGAATCTGTCTATATGTGGGGATAGTGTCTCCAACATAGTTGTATTGTTATTGCTTGAAAAACCCAAATGAATGAAATTGAAAGAAAGCTTCCCccttaa harbors:
- the polr1h gene encoding DNA-directed RNA polymerase I subunit RPA12 — translated: MSCFGGNPNFCPECGNVLPLPGIPDTVRCPRCSFCIPVAEFSKQEIRSSVVFNPVEQSTVTLKNEDNSELKGAVIDRRCSRCNKEGMVYHTRQMRSADEGQTVFFTCINCRYQEKEDS